One genomic segment of Ipomoea triloba cultivar NCNSP0323 chromosome 9, ASM357664v1 includes these proteins:
- the LOC116028275 gene encoding myb family transcription factor PHL7-like isoform X2: MPGKITELPPPKMGPGRPEGSSKERLKWTQELHNLFEKAVNQLGGPERATPKGILKVMSIPGLTIYHVKSHLQKYRMSKFVPEDPIRGKFEMRSISEILPNFSATSGAQLNEALQIQMNVYKRLSDQHERSLKMKMEAQGRFLERIMEEHRMKATCSSSSSKPSCKSYSPMSLPSLCEESESNVKDIESDSEVVDKNEIRSNELFPQQKRIRFDEEVMSQTYSFASPSGSSLINNLQLPFSGMEMNNIQWSLMSYQSPMLPAAMYDSLI, encoded by the exons ATGCCTGGGAAAATCACTGAGCTTCCACCTCCGAAAATGGGGCCCGGCCGCCCCGAGGGATCGTCTAAAGAGCGGCTAAAATGGACGCAGGAACTGCACAATCTGTTCGAGAAGGCAGTCAATCAGCTGGGAGGTCCAGAAA GAGCAACTCCCAAAGGTATTTTGAAGGTTATGAGCATTCCTGGATTGACAATCTACCATGTAAAAAGCCACCTGCAG AAATATAGGATGTCCAAGTTTGTTCCTGAAGATCCCATCA GAGGCAAGTTTGAAATGAGAAGCATATCGGAAATACTCCCCAATTTCAGCGCAACATC GGGTGCTCAGCTCAATGAAGCCCTGCAGATTCAAATGAATGTTTACAAGCGACTGAGCGATCAGCACGAG AGAAGCTTGAAGATGAAAATGGAAGCACAAGGAAGGTTTCTAGAGAGAATAATGGAGGAACACAGAATGAAAGCAACCTGCAGTAGTAGCAGCTCCAAGCCAAGCTGCAAGTCCTATTCTCCCATGTCACTGCCATCTCTCTGCGAAGAATCCGAATCAAACGTGAAAGACATCGAATCGGACTCAGAAGTGGTCGACAAGAACGAGATCAGGTCCAATGAATTGTTCCCACAGCAAAAACGAATTCGGTTTGATGAAGAAGTCATGTCCCAAACCTACAGCTTTGCATCACCATCAGGATCATCTCTCATCAACAATCTGCAGCTTCCGTTTTCGGGTATGGAGATGAACAACATCCAGTGGAGTTTAATGTCGTACCAATCTCCCATGTTGCCGGCTGCCATGTATGATTCTCTTATTTGA
- the LOC116028275 gene encoding myb family transcription factor PHL7-like isoform X1: MPGKITELPPPKMGPGRPEGSSKERLKWTQELHNLFEKAVNQLGGPERATPKGILKVMSIPGLTIYHVKSHLQKYRMSKFVPEDPIRGKFEMRSISEILPNFSATSGAQLNEALQIQMNVYKRLSDQHEVQRSLKMKMEAQGRFLERIMEEHRMKATCSSSSSKPSCKSYSPMSLPSLCEESESNVKDIESDSEVVDKNEIRSNELFPQQKRIRFDEEVMSQTYSFASPSGSSLINNLQLPFSGMEMNNIQWSLMSYQSPMLPAAMYDSLI; the protein is encoded by the exons ATGCCTGGGAAAATCACTGAGCTTCCACCTCCGAAAATGGGGCCCGGCCGCCCCGAGGGATCGTCTAAAGAGCGGCTAAAATGGACGCAGGAACTGCACAATCTGTTCGAGAAGGCAGTCAATCAGCTGGGAGGTCCAGAAA GAGCAACTCCCAAAGGTATTTTGAAGGTTATGAGCATTCCTGGATTGACAATCTACCATGTAAAAAGCCACCTGCAG AAATATAGGATGTCCAAGTTTGTTCCTGAAGATCCCATCA GAGGCAAGTTTGAAATGAGAAGCATATCGGAAATACTCCCCAATTTCAGCGCAACATC GGGTGCTCAGCTCAATGAAGCCCTGCAGATTCAAATGAATGTTTACAAGCGACTGAGCGATCAGCACGAG GTACAGAGAAGCTTGAAGATGAAAATGGAAGCACAAGGAAGGTTTCTAGAGAGAATAATGGAGGAACACAGAATGAAAGCAACCTGCAGTAGTAGCAGCTCCAAGCCAAGCTGCAAGTCCTATTCTCCCATGTCACTGCCATCTCTCTGCGAAGAATCCGAATCAAACGTGAAAGACATCGAATCGGACTCAGAAGTGGTCGACAAGAACGAGATCAGGTCCAATGAATTGTTCCCACAGCAAAAACGAATTCGGTTTGATGAAGAAGTCATGTCCCAAACCTACAGCTTTGCATCACCATCAGGATCATCTCTCATCAACAATCTGCAGCTTCCGTTTTCGGGTATGGAGATGAACAACATCCAGTGGAGTTTAATGTCGTACCAATCTCCCATGTTGCCGGCTGCCATGTATGATTCTCTTATTTGA
- the LOC116029201 gene encoding probable 2-oxoglutarate-dependent dioxygenase At5g05600 produces the protein MSGWSEWSEPIVPVQCLSESGIQTIPERYMKRVPGAEVENEGVNIPLIDLKDLDSSDVSVRDGVLVRISEACREWGFFQVVGHGVDHGLMADMQATWREFFRLPLEEKQEYANNPTTYEGYGCRQGVEKGAKLDWNDYFFLYFLPNSVMNPCKWPHLPVSCRELTAKYCGEVANLGEKLTRILSVNMGLKEDRIHEAFGGYEERGACLRVNFYPKCPQPDLALGLAPHSDPGGLTCLLADADVAGLQVFHDGKWITVKPLPNAFIINIGDQIQVMTNGIYKSVEHRVMTNSEKERLSMAFFYSPGGNVMVKPLEEVVSKDNPAMYPTMTYDQYRAFILTKGLQGKSQLESLKKSKS, from the exons atgagtgGTTGGAGTGAATGGTCGGAGCCGATTGTCCCGGTTCAGTGTCTGTCTGAAAGCGGCATTCAGACGATCCCGGAAAGGTACATGAAACGGGTGCCGGGGGCTGAGGTGGAGAACGAGGGGGTAAACATTCCGTTGATCGACTTGAAGGACCTGGATTCGTCCGACGTGTCGGTTCGCGATGGGGTCCTTGTGAGGATTTCGGAGGCGTGTCGTGAGTGGGGGTTTTTCCAGGTGGTGGGTCACGGCGTGGACCACGGCTTGATGGCGGATATGCAGGCGACGTGGCGGGAATTCTTCCGTTTGCCATTGGAGGAGAAGCAGGAGTACGCTAATAACCCGACCACCTACGAAGGATACGGCTGCCGCCAAGGGGTGGAGAAGGGCGCCAAGTTGGACTGGAACGATTActtttttctctattttctgcCCAACTCGGTCATGAATCCTTGCAAGTGGCCACATCTTCCCGTTTCATGCCG GGAATTGACTGCAAAATATTGTGGAGAGGTGGCGAATCTGGGAGAGAAGCTGACAAGGATATTGTCAGTGAACATGGGACTGAAAGAGGATAGGATTCATGAAGCTTTTGGTGGGTATGAAGAGAGAGGGGCATGCTTAAGGGTTAACTTTTATCCGAAATGCCCTCAACCAGACCTTGCGCTGGGTCTCGCTCCCCATTCTGACCCTGGTGGATTGACATGTCTCCTTGCTGATGCTGACGTGGCTGGCCTCCAAGTCTTCCACGATGGCAAGTGGATAACAGTTAAGCCACTCCCAAATGCATTCATTATCAACATAGGTGATCAAATTCAG GTGATGACTAATGGAATATATAAGAGCGTGGAGCATAGAGTGATGACAAACTCGGAGAAGGAAAGGTTGTCAATGGCTTTCTTCTATAGCCCAGGTGGAAATGTGATGGTGAAGCCTCTCGAAGAAGTTGTTAGCAAGGACAATCCTGCAATGTATCCTACAATGACTTATGATCAGTACAGGGCTTTCATCTTGACAAAAGGTCTTCAAGGAAAATCTCAACTTGAGTCgctaaaaaaatctaaatcttAG